The Euphorbia lathyris chromosome 2, ddEupLath1.1, whole genome shotgun sequence genome includes a window with the following:
- the LOC136220422 gene encoding probable carboxylesterase 12, giving the protein MAMASADNELTHDFRFFKVYKDGRIDMKITYSETIPPSDDPATGVRCKDVTISTEPQVSVRIFLPKLHNLDQKIPLLFYIHGGGFSIMSASSPQYDSYCKSLAAESNFMIVSVEYGLFPTRPIPACYDDSWAALQWVASHVNGSGPEKWLNDHADFEKVFVGGDSAGGNISHTLAYRVGAIGLPAGVKLVGAILVHPYFGGSEDDHMWLYMCPSGSGLDDPRMNPPLEDIAKLGCEKLLIFVAEKDHLNMPGKNYFDKLKKSGWKGSCELVENEKEEHCFHLLRPNCNDAVELQKKIVSFLKQD; this is encoded by the coding sequence ATGGCAATGGCATCAGCAGATAATGAACTTACTCACGACTTCAGGTTCTTTAAGGTCTACAAAGATGGCCGTATCGACATGAAAATCACATATTCTGAAACTATCCCACCCTCCGACGACCCCGCCACCGGTGTCCGCTGCAAAGACGTCACCATATCTACTGAACCCCAAGTCTCCGTCCGAATTTTCTTGCCAAAACTCCATAATCTAGACCAGAAAATCCCTCTTTTATTTTACATCCATGGCGGTGGTTTTTCCATTATGTCTGCCTCTTCCCCTCAGTACGACAGTTACTGCAAATCCCTAGCTGCTGAGTCCAATTTCATGATCGTCTCCGTCGAGTACGGTCTCTTCCCGACCCGGCCCATACCGGCATGCTATGATGATTCCTGGGCGGCGCTCCAATGGGTGGCTTCTCATGTTAATGGGAGTGGACCGGAGAAATGGTTGAACGATCATGCTGATTTTGAGAAAGTATTCGTTGGTGGGGATAGTGCAGGAGGTAACATATCGCATACTTTGGCGTATCGGGTTGGGGCAATCGGGTTACCCGCCGGAGTGAAATTGGTTGGGGCGATTTTGGTGCATCCTTATTTTGGGGGAAGTGAAGATGATCATATGTGGCTTTATATGTGTCCCAGCGGTAGCGGATTGGATGATCCTAGAATGAACCCACCTCTCGAAGATATTGCTAAGCTTGGGTGCGAGAAACTTTTGATTTTCGTGGCGGAGAAAGATCATCTAAATATGCCAGGCAAGAATTACTTTGATAAGTTGAAGAAAAGTGGGTGGAAAGGAAGTTGTGAGCTTGTTGAGAATGAAAAGGAAGAGCACTGCTTCCATTTGCTTAGACCCAACTGTAACGATGCTGTCGAGTTGCAGAAAAAGATTGTTTCTTTTCTGAAACAAGACTAG
- the LOC136217355 gene encoding uncharacterized protein codes for MDGDRRRKGKDKVTERLTRGGKSIPSFARRLDMNDEDDTPRQTRLRGIDVSSRRLREAATDQLRRGSIVQQPDIDDREPDSDSFQDYLDVAARTVRQSAVAHDREVEESDEQPTPGRQPTQRVRGTSKRPKASEDESWVVTAPVDGGPVDGSVIPSFLGHVASRMLGGEIRSFLTCYNRSATCRDLCQWLSGASAELREMIERTGLSHLPHAMFRNLDTPLLTAFVERWQPDTNSFHMPFGEMTIQLHDVWQILGSRSTVRWCPSLPLLTRFMPCA; via the exons atggatggcGACAGAAGACGTAAAGGAAAAGATAAAGTG ACGGAGCGGCTTACTAGGGGTGgaaaatccatcccgtcatttgctcgtcgtctagatatgaacgacgaggatgatacaccacgccaaacgagattgcgtggtatagATGTATCTAGTCGTAGGCTGAGAGAGGCTGCGACTGACCAGTTGAGGAGGGGATCGATTGTGCAGCAGCCCGATATTGATGACAGAGAGCCCGATAGCGATTCTTTTcaggactacctggatgtggcagCCCGGACAGTGCGACAGTCCGCTGTTGcacatgatcgcgaggttgaggagagcgatgagcagccgaccccggggagacagccgacccagcgcgtaagag ggacaagcaaacgtcccaaagctagtgaggacgagagctgggtagttactgcaccggttgatggtggtcccgttgatggttccgtgattcctagttttctaggacatgttgcctcacggatgttgggaggagagattcggtcgtttctgacatgctacaacagatcagcaacatgccgagatttgtgtcagtggttGTCTGGTGCGTCAgccgag ctgagggagatgatcgagaggactggtttgtctcaccttccacatgccatgttcaggaacctcgacactccgctgttgactgcgttcgtggagcggtggcagcctgatacgaactccttccacatgccgttcggggagatgactatccagctgcatgatgtgtggcagattctcggatcccgatcgacggtccgatggtgtccgagtctccccctactgactcgcttcatgccatgtgcatga